A window from Fibrobacter sp. UWB11 encodes these proteins:
- a CDS encoding glycosyltransferase family 2 protein has product MLLSVIIPVFNEEEIVAETYRVLEEELKDIEHELIFVNDGSKDRTREIVEGLLPGNPNNKIINFSRNFGHQAAFSAGLDHCIGDAVVIIDGDLQDPPSLIHEMLEKWREGYQVVYAQRNKRKGETLFKRFTAFCFYRLIGKLTSIDIPPDTGDFRLMDRCVVDQLKNLPERSRFLRGLVCWVGFKKIGVKYDRAERTAGTSKYPLKKMLRLAFDGITGFSSAPLKLSFYMGWIATVVGFALLVWSILEKFLSPATTVPGWASLMTAIVFFAGVQLLTIGILGEYIGRIYDEVKQRPLYIEDKK; this is encoded by the coding sequence ATGCTTTTATCCGTAATTATACCTGTATTTAATGAAGAAGAGATCGTAGCCGAAACTTACCGCGTCTTGGAGGAAGAGCTTAAGGATATCGAGCACGAACTCATTTTTGTCAACGATGGTTCCAAGGACCGCACCCGAGAAATCGTGGAAGGTCTCCTCCCCGGAAACCCGAACAACAAGATTATCAACTTCAGCCGCAACTTCGGGCACCAGGCTGCATTTAGCGCCGGTCTCGACCATTGCATTGGCGATGCCGTGGTAATCATTGACGGTGACTTGCAAGACCCGCCAAGCCTGATTCACGAAATGCTCGAGAAATGGCGCGAAGGCTATCAAGTTGTTTACGCCCAGCGCAACAAGCGCAAAGGCGAAACGCTCTTCAAGCGCTTTACGGCATTCTGCTTCTACCGCTTGATTGGCAAGCTCACTAGCATCGACATTCCGCCTGACACTGGCGACTTTAGACTCATGGACCGCTGCGTGGTGGACCAGCTCAAGAACCTTCCTGAACGTAGCCGTTTCTTGCGCGGCCTCGTATGCTGGGTTGGCTTCAAGAAGATTGGCGTCAAGTACGACCGCGCCGAACGCACTGCAGGCACTTCGAAGTATCCGCTCAAGAAAATGTTGCGCCTTGCATTTGACGGCATTACAGGGTTCAGCTCTGCACCGCTCAAGCTCAGCTTTTACATGGGATGGATTGCAACGGTAGTCGGCTTTGCCTTGCTCGTCTGGTCGATTCTCGAAAAGTTCCTCTCCCCTGCAACAACGGTTCCCGGTTGGGCATCGCTCATGACCGCCATCGTGTTCTTCGCAGGCGTGCAGCTTTTGACCATCGGTATTCTCGGCGAATACATCGGCCGAATCTATGACGAAGTCAAGCAACGTCCGCTGTACATCGAAGACAAGAAATAG
- the gmk gene encoding guanylate kinase — protein MKNKLFVMSAASGAGKTTLKDLVIKDFPDIKYSISATTRKPREGEVDGVHYFFKTKEEFEKLIKENGLIEWNEVHGNYYGTPKSFVEKTLAEGNRVLFDLDVFGKINFDKVYPDATGIFILPPSEEELERRLRGRGTDSEEVIQLRLANAKKEIEFAKTKGKYEYTIINDDLQKAADELRAILSQK, from the coding sequence ATGAAAAACAAACTTTTCGTTATGAGTGCCGCAAGTGGCGCGGGCAAGACCACCCTCAAGGATCTTGTCATCAAGGATTTCCCAGACATCAAGTATTCCATCTCCGCAACGACCCGCAAGCCGCGCGAAGGTGAAGTTGATGGAGTCCACTACTTCTTCAAGACGAAAGAAGAATTCGAAAAGCTCATTAAAGAAAACGGCTTGATTGAATGGAACGAAGTCCACGGCAATTACTACGGAACTCCTAAGAGTTTCGTCGAAAAGACTCTTGCCGAAGGAAATCGCGTACTGTTCGATCTCGACGTTTTCGGGAAAATCAACTTCGATAAGGTCTACCCCGATGCCACGGGAATCTTCATTTTGCCGCCAAGCGAAGAAGAACTCGAACGCCGCCTCCGCGGGCGCGGCACCGATAGCGAAGAAGTCATCCAGCTCCGCCTTGCAAACGCCAAGAAGGAAATCGAATTTGCCAAAACCAAAGGCAAGTACGAATACACTATCATCAACGACGATTTGCAGAAGGCCGCAGACGAACTCCGCGCCATTTTGAGCCAGAAGTAA